In the Balaenoptera ricei isolate mBalRic1 chromosome 1, mBalRic1.hap2, whole genome shotgun sequence genome, CACTTTTGAGAATTTGACTACATATGAGCCCTGTACATATAAGGCTGAAACagtagaggaagagagaaattcCAAGTGATTAGATGACAACTCACTGCTGTTGTTCTGCAGTTGAAGCTGCCAGGCATCAGATATATATacttagagggaattccctggcggtccagtggttaggactccatgctctcactgccaagggcccgggttcagtccctggtcagggaactaaaatcccacaagccgcatggcatggccaaaaaaaaaaaaataatgtgcttAGAGTTTTTCTTCCTTACCTCACCATATCTCAACAGATCCAGACCAGCCCTAGATGTCGCTGGGGCAGGAATTAATGATATTGCTAGTGCAGACCTAGCTCAAATACTCTGTTCTTTCACAGACATGTCTGCTCTGATTTCACTCAGGAAACGTGCTCAGGGGGAGAAGCCCTTGGCTGGTGCTAAAATAGTGGGCTGTACACATATCACAGCCCAGACAGCGGTGAGTTTGTTGGGAGAAAAGTGATGGTCTTCtgatgggagtgggggtggggagggacactttatctttttttttttacttgctttTCCTTCCCTATCTAACTTCCAAGTGCTAACTGTTAAGTGGAACCTCCCAGTTATACAATAATGGGGTTTTCTACTTTGATTGTATAGATATAACCTACTTTTAACCACCCTGACTTAGGGAGATCTTGATTTGCAAGAATACGATTGTTATAAATATGTTATTAAGACTTGTGGGACCATTTTGGGGGTACAGTTAGATTGCAGTGTACTAACTAGTGGATTCCACACCCTTTTGTAACTTCCCAGTGTAGCACCTGTTGCTGCCGAGTTGCTGGGCATTGGTTCTCTTAATTACCACTCAAGTctggccctcctcctcctcactctgTCTTCCTGTCCATCTGTATAGGTGTTGATTGAGACACTCTGTGCCCTGGGGGCTCAGTGCCGCTGGTCTGCCTGCAACATCTACTCCACTCAGAATGAAGTGGCTGCAGCACTGGCTGAGGCTGGTAAGCTCAGCTTTTTTCACTGACTTTGCTGCAAAATAATTATCTAAACATAATTTTTACGTATCAGAACTATCTTTACAGTGTCATGTATGTCTAGGGGCTACAAAATGTGGAGGGTAATAAAAGTGTCGACAGGAAGGAAATGGCTAATAAAGGTCCATATGCATAGTGGAATACTGTATAGTCATTTAAAATGATCTTTGTAAAGAATCTAATACATGGGGAAATGCCCAATTCTAATGTTAAATGAATGAGAAAGAACTTTAAGCTATGTGAGCTGTGTGAGTATGAGCTCAGCTGGTCTCCTTTCACAAAAGTCTCCTCACTTTTGAGAGAACACAAGTAAGAAGTACCATCTATTTGATAGTTCATTAGATAATTTGGTATTCAATATTGCATTGAAAATATATGAACTACTTATGAGTTCAATTAAACATAAAGcaatttttattgttaaaatgtccaaagGAAAATCACTCTGAAGTTTCTTTAAGGTTCTCCCATCTTCCTATGATCCTCAGAAAGCAACTGTAtagtacttttgtttttcttgtttactCTTTTCTGATGTTTATTGCAGAAAATTTAAGAGGTTCTCCTAAAATCCTGCTACACAGAGAGAATATTtgacatatttttccatttttctattcacTTTTTACAGAGATGAAATAAGTCTcagtatatatacaattttataacGTAAATATAACATTTTCAGAAGTAGTTTCCATGTCACTGAAAACTTCGAAAGCATCATTTATAAAAGTCATATGGCCATGTGATTTTACTTCACTGTTTTCCTAATGtggaacatttaggttgtttcaagaTATTTGCTAATATAAATAATGTTGTAGTgaacagctttgttttgattcccACTTCATTTTATCTCCTTAGAATAAAGTTCCACGTATAAAATTGACCAAAGAGAATAACATTTTAAGGTtctaaaatactttcaaaaacaaaaatcccttaAATTCTTAACTAATTTCTGAACTAAAGATGCTTTTTTGACTTTTTGCCCTCCATAAGTTGTTTCCTTTCCAGCATAATTTCTTAGCCTTTTTCTCTTCACCTGGATCTCAGAGAGTGATGTTGGTATAGGACACTCCCCCAAAGAGGAATGAGctgagttgtttccatgtctacAGGAGTTGCAGTGTTTGCTTGGAAGGGCGAGTCAGAAGATGACTTCTGGTGGTGTATTGACCGCTGTGTGAACCTGGATGGGTGGCAAGCCAACATGGTAATAATGCGTATTCATCCTACACTTTTGACAGtggatttgtttccttttttccctcaaagCATGGTTCCCTAAATATGTTTCGGATGTTTGGTCTTATGCACTTACTTTGTTGCCAAAATGGTTAGCTTGATACCTATTCAGGATGGGTCTGAGTACTGAATGGAAaggcgggggaagggtaagacCAACTGAACACACGTGGctcaaacacagcagaatgaaatagaagaaaatgataTGGTACCTCTTTGGAGTAAAATtctggtttctttccttcctgccccAGCTCTCCTTTTATGTTCCAAGGGGCTTTATATCAGGGCTCTAGACTAAAAAATGAGTCTGTGATTAGCCTACTACTCTTCACCATAGCCTAGAACAAACTTAGGAATCCTTTTAACCATCTTACACCAACAAGTTTGACTGTGTTTCCACTGTCTAAACCTGCTCTAAGGAGCTCTGAGGAGTGCTCTCCAAAACATACAGGGCTCTCTTACTAGTGCAGAAAGTGGGTTCAAAGTTCCCCCCAGCTCTAGCAGCCTGAATGCCCATAGAAGTCTTCTGGCTGTTCTATAGATCCTGGATGATGGGGGAGACTTAACCCACTGGGTTTATAAGAAGTATCCAAACGTGTTTAAGAAGATCCGAGGCATTGTGGAAGAGAGCGTGACTGGTGTTCACAGGTAACAGATTCTGGAGTAGCTGCCCCTTGTGTCCTTGCCTCAGCAGATTCTTCTGGTCTCTTTTAGGCTTTAGGGCTATGTTTCAGGCTTGTAACTAAATGGGAGTATCTTCCTTAGATAAAACTTTTGAGTATTtacctttgaaaaaaatcaaggagaCCCTAAAAAGAAGTTATTTCAGATTCTAGTTCAGACattttctctcccatttattcCACTGTGATTCTCAGTCATTGCTGGGAGGTAGGGAGTGAATATATCTTGAAAAACTGTATTCAATTTTggattataattttatatctgaAATACGAAAAAAATCTATTGTAAAACTATATGTTATACACATTACAAAAAATAATACTGGGCAAAATATTATTTGCTTGTTGGAATACCTAAAAAATATCTGAGAAAGTGTTTCTCATTTGGGGGCACGTTACACatgcttaaacacacacacacacacacacacacacggaaccATATCAGAATCATTGATAATCTTTATCAGAAGTAGgcatgggttttttttaaagattaagaaaatGCTGGTCTAAGGAAATGTATCCCCTTTTATGAAAGAGAAGTAAATTTCTTCAAttgaaaggtttttttccttccaaaaaaagggggtgggagttggggaagagaaaatgaaaagaagttaGGAGGGATAACAAGGAATTACCTTGTTTACTAATATTCTTGGGCAATAAATAAGACTGGGGAGGGCAGCATAGAGCTTGAAGAGAATTAGGCAGACTTTGCCAGCTACTGTGTTTTACCAgctaactttgtttttgtttttgtggcttTCTTCTCCCTTTAGGCTGTATCAGCTCTCCAAAGCTGGGAAACTCTGTGTTCCAGCCATGAACGTCAACGATTCTGTTACCAAACAGAAATTTGATAACTTATACTGCTGCCGAGAATCCATTTTAGATGGGTAGGTTGAAATGTATAATTATTCAAATTTATAGGGGGTAAATTTGGCTTGGGTTATAATGTTAGTCTGATATCCCTCCAGTTTTGCCCCCTGATCTTCCTATGGCTTTAAAAGTTTATTAGAGGCATTCTATCTCATACTGAGCCCAGCCAACTTCCAGTTGAAGTTCTTATGGGGCATTGCCCACACTTCTAATTTTCAGAGGAACTGTATTTGAGCTAATAATGTTTGAGTTGAGGCTTGTCTGTTTCCACAGCCTGAAGAGGACCACAGATGTAATGTTCGGTGGGAAACAAGTGGTGGTGTGTGGCTATGGTGAGGTAAGTAGCTGGGCCTCATTGTCTGCCTTTTCACAGACTTGTTAGAAATTTTGAGTGAAGGAGACTTGTGCTGTCAGTGTAAACTGATGCAGggtttaaaatatgcttttagaTAAAGTGTCTCAAAATAGTAGCAAAAGTCCTTTATTCAGATTTATGAATAGAGACGTATAGAACGAATTGAGTTTTTAGATTTCACCACTTTGTCTTATGCTATGGAATGTTGGCATCATTTCCCCCCAGTTATAACAGTAACCTTTTCATTGTGAGACATAATTCAAGTAAATATGTAGCATTTTGGTCCCACGGGTGACTTATAGTGGAGTGAAGGGTAAAATCTGAAGTGACATATAGTTGATTATCTCTGAACTAGAATAGATGACAAGAGATTTTATTTATTGTCATAAACAATGACCCACAGAAGTTTCTGAGCTGCTAGGCTGTCCTTGAGTGAGATGTTTCTCAAGTGATAGTTATCAGGTTTTCCTGGAACAAGAAACTAGAGGTTACAGTTGCTGTTCCTTGGTCTTGTTTCCTTGATGGtgatacttttatttcctttatctcttttaCTATCCCAAGCTCCAGCCCTTGCTAAAGCCCTTGAAATGTCTGCTAAATCACTCCTCTAAGGGTCACAACATAATCAGGATCTGTTTCTCCTCTGCTTGGATTGGAGCATCTTTGCAAAGACTTGCTAGATGATTGATGGTTTCAGGGAGGCTAATAATTCCCATCTCCCAGAGAACCTACCTGCCTACTAAATATCTGTGCCTGAATGGACCTGACTTCTTTCTTATGCTCTGCAGGTGGGAAAGGGCTGCTGTGCTGCTCTCAAGGCCCTCGGAGCAATTGTCTATATCACAGAAATTGACCCCATCTGTGCTCTGCAGGCCTGGTAAGAACAGCGGTAATACCATTAGGTTCACTCCAGGGACTTTatgtttctaagagtttgattGTTGTATTAACCATTCCTTGGAGAAATTTCTCAAAGAAGGAGAAGACTAAATTGCTCTGTTCCCTGCATTGTAATCATAGGGCACTCGTAGAGCTTCTTGGTATTTTCCCTTCCTGGATGGAATCTTGGGGAGTCTGAAGAGCCCAGTGTGTATAGTTTAGCACAGCTTATTACTACCATTCCAGTGAGGTAGCCCTGGATTTAACTTTAGAAAGACATTTAATTGTCTCATTTTGTGACCAGCTTCTGTCCCACTGCCTCCTTGCTTTTGCTCATagtgttccttccttttcttccagcaTGGATGGGTTCAGGGTGGTAAAGCTAAATGAAGTCATCCGGCAAGTTGATGTCGTAATAACTTGCACAGGTAAGTGTCAGTGCTTTGGTGTACGTGGAGGAGTATTAACTCTGAGGTTAAATCTTGAAAATGATCTAATTGACTTTTATATAAAGTAAGTAAGACCTGTGTTCTGTGTAAAAGTCTGAGAACTAGAGTAAACTATCAGAACCTTAACATATTTTCCAGAACAAAGAGCCTTTTTCCTTGATGGCTTTTTATCCTGCTTGATCTTAAAACCAAATAACTGAGCCTAAGGAGCTGTTATGCAACGCACACTTCTTTCCTCACAGTGTATACATGCTCTTTAGTGCCAGCAAACCTCTCTCCCTTGTTCTAACTGAAAGCCAGTCAGTACCTTTCCCCGCCAGGATCTGTTTCCTCAGCCACTCTCCTTTACTTTTAGGAAATAAGAATGTAGTGACACGGGAGCATTTGGATCGCATGAAAAACAGTTGTATCGTATGCAATATGGGCCACTCAAACACAGAAATTGATGTGGTAAGCCTTCTCTCATTGATTTGTTGCTAGGCCTTTTTTTGCTTCCTTCCATTATAGCCAGTCAACTGCGCTCTCTTCCTTTCAGACCAGCCTCCGCACTCCGGAGCTGACATGGGAGCGAGTACGTTCTCAGGTGGATCATGTCATCTGGCCAGATGGCAAACGCGTCGTCCTTCTGGCAGAGGTGCACACACACAAGGGTTCGGGCAGTACAGCACAAGCAATATGGTTAGAGCCATCCGGGGAGGGGCGGCAGGGTAAACATATTCGGCCTATGTTTCCCTGAATTCTATCTTTGGATAGAGGTATATTTCTCAAATAGTCTGGTCTCCAAAATAGAATCACTCAAAAAATATCTACTTTTTACTAAGTAACATACTACTTCCTGACCACAGCTGATCCTTCAGTTTGTCAGACTCAGATGGACTTGcagaaaataagataaaacctAGAGTCCTGATTTGGAACTGTAATTCTTCCTCTACTAACTGAGTCTAGAGGAGTATAAAGTCCTTTCCTGCATTTGCGTGACTTGCATGACATGACAGAAGGATAACACAACTCATACCAGGGCTCTGTTTCAACGTTTCAGGGTCGTCTGCTCAATCTGAGCTGCTCCACAGTTCCCACCTTTGTTCTGTCCATCACAGCTAcaacacaggtatgtgacaaaagGCCGGCTTAGCCTGCGCTAAGATGAGTGGAACTGGACCTAGATCAGAGTTCCAGTGAGAGTGTGCCCTCCTGTGTTCTTATCAACCTGTTTTCTTCAGGTTACAAATTGTCAAGATTTAGGCTCTCTCAAGTGTAGAAGATAATCAGTCAGGCAGAGTCAGTGTTTGTGTCCCTTTGGTTGGCTGTTTTAATTTAGAATATAGTGTTTCAGCTCAGTTGTATTTAGTCTCTTCTTTTATTAGGAACTAAACAAAAACACCAGTAAATCCTCCTGTGATGTGTGCTGGTGTTTACCACAGTCCAAGTCCTGCGTGCTGCCACTGTGGTAGATCACTTCAGTATTTACCCCAAGACCCTGTTAAatctatttcttctgtttttgttttttaatgtcccTAAgaagtgtttttgtgttttttgaccCTCTTTTCCCGCCTTAGGCTTTGGCACTGATAGAACTCTATAATGCACCTGAGGGACGATACAAACAAGATGTATACTTGCTTCCTAAGAAAATGGGTGAGTGAAAGCAGTAGAAACCTATATTGATCCCCAGACTGTTGCATGGTTTGGTAAAATGAATATCATGAAAAGCATTGGATTTAGAGTCAGGATTCTAATCCCTGTTCTAGCACTTAGTGGTTTTTGGACCTCGGGACAAGTTCTAATctccatgagcctcagtttctttatcagtAAAGTGAGAATAATACTAAATATATTGCAAAATTGTAGTAAGAATTACAGCTAATGAGTAAAGGTGCTTTAGCACAGTGGTTTAGGGTAGATGCTCTTATCCTGAGTAGCTTTATGAAGTTTATTAAACTTACTACCACTGATTATAGCCTGGGACCCAaatgagagaaacagaaatatagtttttATTGTCCATCTTCTATGAGATATACAAACAGTCTTCTGTCATTCCAGGG is a window encoding:
- the AHCYL1 gene encoding S-adenosylhomocysteine hydrolase-like protein 1 isoform X1 → MSMPDAMPLPGVGEELKQAKEIEDAEKYSFMATVTKAPKKQIQFADDMQEFTKFPTKTGRRSLSRSISQSSTDSYSSAASYTDSSDDEVSPREKQQTNSKGSSNFCVKNIKQAEFGRREIEIAEQDMSALISLRKRAQGEKPLAGAKIVGCTHITAQTAVLIETLCALGAQCRWSACNIYSTQNEVAAALAEAGVAVFAWKGESEDDFWWCIDRCVNLDGWQANMILDDGGDLTHWVYKKYPNVFKKIRGIVEESVTGVHRLYQLSKAGKLCVPAMNVNDSVTKQKFDNLYCCRESILDGLKRTTDVMFGGKQVVVCGYGEVGKGCCAALKALGAIVYITEIDPICALQACMDGFRVVKLNEVIRQVDVVITCTGNKNVVTREHLDRMKNSCIVCNMGHSNTEIDVTSLRTPELTWERVRSQVDHVIWPDGKRVVLLAEGRLLNLSCSTVPTFVLSITATTQALALIELYNAPEGRYKQDVYLLPKKMDEYVASLHLPSFDAHLTELTDDQAKYLGLNKNGPFKPNYYRY
- the AHCYL1 gene encoding S-adenosylhomocysteine hydrolase-like protein 1 isoform X2, whose protein sequence is MSMPDAMPLPGVGEELKQAKEIEDAEKYSFMATVTKAPKKQIQFADDMQEFTKFPTKTGRRSLSRSISQSSTDSYSSAASYTDSSDDEVSPREKQQTNSKGSSNFCVKNIKQAEFGRREIEIAEQDMSALISLRKRAQGEKPLAGAKIVGCTHITAQTAVLIETLCALGAQCRWSACNIYSTQNEVAAALAEAGVAVFAWKGESEDDFWWCIDRCVNLDGWQANMILDDGGDLTHWVYKKYPNVFKKIRGIVEESVTGVHRLYQLSKAGKLCVPAMNVNDSVTKQKFDNLYCCRESILDGLKRTTDVMFGGKQVVVCGYGEVGKGCCAALKALGAIVYITEIDPICALQACMDGFRVVKLNEVIRQVDVVITCTGNKNVVTREHLDRMKNSCIVCNMGHSNTEIDVTSLRTPELTWERVRSQVDHVIWPDGKRVVLLAEGRLLNLSCSTVPTFVLSITATTQALALIELYNAPEGRYKQDVYLLPKKMDEYVASLHLPSFDAHLTELTDDQAKYLGLNKNGPFKPNYYR